Proteins encoded by one window of Canis aureus isolate CA01 chromosome 13, VMU_Caureus_v.1.0, whole genome shotgun sequence:
- the APELA gene encoding apelin receptor early endogenous ligand, with translation MRLRRLFLAACALMLSLLVINGQRPANLAMRRKLHRHNCLQRRCMPLHSRVPFP, from the exons ATGAGACTGCGGCGACTCTTCCTTGCGGCTTGTGCTCTCATGCTGAGTCTCCTTGTTATCAACGGACAGAGACCAG ctaatTTGGCAATGAGAAGAAAATTGCACAGACACAACTGCCTTCAGAGGAGATGTATGCCTCTCCATTCACGGGTGCCCTTCCCCTGA